In Mytilus trossulus isolate FHL-02 chromosome 14, PNRI_Mtr1.1.1.hap1, whole genome shotgun sequence, a genomic segment contains:
- the LOC134697950 gene encoding sperm-specific protein Phi-1, whose amino-acid sequence MPSPTRRSSKSRSRSRSRSASASPGKAAKRARSKTPRKGKKRARSPSKKARRRSRSTKKTAAKRRKRSSSPKKRRSAGKRRVRAKKGGNRRRSRGKKAAAKK is encoded by the coding sequence ATGCCAAGCCCAACTCGTCGTTCATCCAAGTCCAGGTCCAGGAGCAGGAGCAGGTCAGCCTCCGCCTCCCCAGGAAAGGCAGCAAAACGTGCTCGTTCCAAGACCCCAAGAAAAGGAAAGAAGAGGGCAAGGTCTCCATCCAAAAAAGCAAGAAGGAGGTCTAGGTCTACCAAGAAGACAGCAGCTAAGAGGAGGAAGAGGTCCTCATCACCAAAGAAAAGGAGGTCTGCTGGAAAGAGGAGAGTAAGAGCAAAGAAAGGAGGAAACAGAAGGAGGTCCAGGGGAAAGAAAGCCGCAGCAAAGAAATAA